The region gccactgtcaaagaaacctgggcttccataccaccttagCAGTGCctcaaactgatcacctccatgccatgccaaattgaggcagtaattaaagcaaaattagCCCCTACCGagcattgagtacatatacagtaaatgaacatactttccagaaggccaacaattcactaaaaatgttttttttattggtcttatgatgtattctaattttttgagatagtgaattggtgggtttttgttaaatgtgagccaaaatcatcacaattaaaagaaccaaagacttaaactacttcagtctgtgtgcactgaatttatttaatacacgagtttcacaatttgagttgaattactgaaataaatgaacttttccatgacattctaatttattgagatgcacctgtattacaaattctccaagggtatgcaaacttttgagcacaactgtatatcaatcGTCTTtctgcatcaagtgagatggcagcgaccggagtctgatcattcgccactgaccacatgatattgatgagacgcctgatgttatcagaagagctgcggccccgaataatccccacctgatctatatgtataagagatgtcataaccttacttaattggttagccaaaatttttgacaatatttttatgtctagctggatcagggaaattggacgttaactcttacactcgcttggatctttgtcctttttaagaatcagacagatccaggcttgtgtcatggttggcggaagctttccattctttaatgattctgtataaacttctaacaaaagtggagccagttctgtagcataagatctgaaaaattcagcggcaaagccatctggccccggagccttgcctgtaggcagggccttaattacctcgccatactcctccaaggttatctcagaattaagatattttttttgctcagtcagcagtttagggagttctgatggttccacaaagtttctaatatcttcatcagtagacgaagacgtggagctgTAGAAttgtttaaaagcattattaatatcaatggctgaggtaaatatttcaccaccagcagatttcacggagggaatggtagaaaaagactctctctgttttatatatttaaacaaaagcttccctgctttgtcctccgactcaaaatatgactgtcgggtcaattctctgaggccatcagacttGGAacctcagctctgcctctgcacttttaatattcccttccaacaccACGAGTTCTTGtgatttggattttttgatgaatgaggcatactgtatgatccgacccctaagaaccaccttaaatgcctcccaagccacgcccacagaggatactgaggtccagttggtctccatatagacactgatttcagcctttagcatctGTAggaatttgttggaattcaggattttgcaaaagggatacattaaagcgccaactatatgatttccttttctccatatgtagtaacacctctaaactcaacagggcatgatctgaaactaaaatgtttccaattgagcaatcaacaaacagatgaaataagggacttagatatttaaaaaaaactattctagaataaatcttatggactgatgaaaaaaaatgtatagtccctaccagatgggttaaaaagtctccaaatatctgaagaccaagatttttacacatcctgtgaagcgtcaaagTTGATCTAGGGGGCTTATACACTTTTGCTGTgtaggtgtgttattccacaaaacaaactccagccactaggcgtaaccaacacaaaaagaaacaaaaaggcgctcagtttcctcagacagccaagtgAATGTtaggtgagtcaggtccactcggctgcatcacacaatgacttactcagtccattgactttatgaaggacaatgcttgctgtggccATGTAAATGTTTTAGGACCATCCTtatcatctattctcaatttggccgtgaACATCAGTGCAACAGGGACCTTCcgtttcttgcatttcttgaatcgatcacgtttctctcttgtcgaattcgcaaaatctgggaacaagaaaatgctgtggttcttccaagaaagctttcctttactccttgcctcacgtaacacaagatctttatcagatgatctcagaaatttggccagaattgatcagggcctgtctccctcagcggatctccgagccggaaccctgtgagcttgctcgatttccagcttatggcctgttatgtcaagcagactcgggaagagctcatctaggaatttcaccatatctctgccttcttcgttctcaggaattccaacaattcagacgttgtttcgcTGGTTACAattctctaagtcttccaacttttcccaaatgcgttccaagtccaccttggtcattagcagattagcagctaattccctctccgacgACTCCAGGTAAtcatcccccattcttgtaaccaactcagagaacttcgtctccatagcagtgatcgatcgacgtattacagcaagatcctccaagtcaacaaTGACCTTCGCTagcatcaccgacatgctcgacagtagacgctgaatctctcccgccgcaccgtccaaactgagtccccggtCCGCTGCCCTGTCtagggtatcagcttgagcacgtaagtgtcttttaatgtctccggaGCCCGAGGATTccgaattctttgacatattgtcttcatagaacagttatgaaacagggtGAATCAAATCTccccggtttatgacacaaaaagtattaaaaactagcaaagtgcgcagagctcaccgttcacatgtccgaccctcgcatggcgccatgcgacTTCTGCCGAAACtgtttaaggttaatgttctagtgagtttaaaatgaacaaaacatacCTCCATATCCTAAACattaagcctaaacctaaccgatagtggcataaaagcaaatgtaaggtaaaaacgcaattgctgaagctaccacattattttgtggtgcttttctgacactatcgcaTCATATGTCAACTCGCAAGCTTTGCGAGCTTTGAGCTACCATGCTGCAACAGTCTGTGCAACTTGATTGTGTTAGAATAAGCTTGTAGTTggtacagtaaaagtgttttcaTGTGGTAGGATAGCATTGAGTGAGGAACAAATCAAATGTGAGTGTTTATAAACTGACAAATGACAATcaacatgatttgagtgaaaaagaataaaagtcattgttgctgtAATGCCCCTAGTGTTTATTTCATGAGGAAACTGCCACGATGCCTAGTACGAGCCACGTAAACCtcattttgcaaaacattttgttatagtaatgtgattctatgaggtCAGGTTGGAAACTGTATATATCCTGATCAGATCTGTTTTAGTGGTTTGACTTGATCACACTCAGGCGGACATGCGGGACCTCTATAAATATGACTGATCTGGGGTCAGCTGCTAAGGGCAAAAGCAGAAGTTAAAGCAGAGCAGGGGCTCACATCCATTTGAACTGAAAATGTTCCACTGTGAGGATGATATGAAGCCTGTTTTGTGTCTCAATCTTCTCATCTCAGGGTCAGTTTTAACATGTTCCCACCAAGTGAGAAGCCGCAGCTAAAGCAACAGACTGGAAGGAGGGTAATTTGAGCCTAGCTACAAATGTCAGCTACCtgacagaatttttctttttgataGTAAAGTCTCTGTGTAATTTTACTGAGTGAGAATGCAAAAGTGCAAAAGCAACAGAGGAGTTTAAATAGAAAATATGTGAGAATATGAGTGAGATTTTGAGGAGAATTTGTTTTGCATAAACTCAGTGGTGGAGAGGATACAATTCCCACCGCAATTGAAAACAACAAAGTAGAGGATTATGCTGTGATTGATAATAAGAACAAGGGAAAAACTGATATCCATTCAAGACACTTCAGTTTATGTCTGCAAGGACTTTCTGCACATACAACAAATGTTTTTAACTCGCTCATGAACCAGTGTACTGCATCAGTATTCAATTTCAAATCATTACTTATTAATTCCTCATAATCCCTAGGATCAGTAACTGAATGGATTTAAACTATTCTGGAGTGAAGTAGGGTTATAGCCTAACTCATTGTGATTCTGAACAAGTTGTTCACAGTAGTAAAAACAGAACTTGCATCAGAGGTTTCTGAAATTGAAAAATACCTTTACCTTTTTTTCGTCTTTAGTTCTTCCACCATTGATCTGTTGGTGTTGCTGGCGCTCTCGTGGGCTCTTCTCCCCTAATAGATTTTTAGCCCACTCATACTTCTGGGCATGGAGCCGGTGAGGCTGTGAGGCGATCTCATCTGCAGCACGGTACCGGTCGGCTGGAATCTTACTCATGGGTGGTGGCAAGGTGCTACAGTTAGCACTGGACCATCCATCAGTCGACTCTGCATAAGACTCCTGATCACTGCTTTGTCCCTGACGCCAATCTCTCAGGACATGAACAGGCAGCCAACGCTGGCCTGAAGCCCCTGTCACCTTCTTGCCATGGGTTGAGTAGTGTGAGCGTGAAGGCAGGCCTGATACATCCAGCCGTGAGGAAGAGTTTAGATGCCTGCCAGAAAGTGGAGGTGGGTCTACATGGGAATGTGGATGGGGTGGATGGTGTTCTATGAACTGGTCAGAACAGTAGCCATTACGATGTGGCATTGGGGGTGGTGGTGGAAGACCTCCTAGTACACTTTGGTGACGAGGTCCAGGCGGGTTCTCCCATAAACCTGTGGGCACATGGCGACCAGGGTTAGCGCCGAGGTCAACCAAGAGGACTCTGTTGCTCTTCTCCTCTGGCAAGAAATTGCCAATGCCACTGTCACTGTTGCTGCTTGTGCTGTTATTCTGCTGCGCATCCAGGTCGCCATCAAGGAAAGCCCGAGCCCGCATGCCCTCAATTGATTCACCCATGTCACGGTACAGCACAGACACAAACTGAAGGAGTGGCTGGGAAGTTGGTGGGAATTCTAGACAGCCACCAGTGTCTGGGTCAGGAGTGCAGTCAAAGCCAAAACGTCGGCCCACACCTTGGTGGATCTTATGGTGACAAAGTTCTGGGTCTACAATAAAAACATGACAAGATGTTCTTAAGCTTTGCTCTTCCTCGCTGTGTCTGTTAATGCTGTGGTCATTCTCGGCTTGCATGGTGACAAGACCAAAGAAGCGGCGGTCATCTGGACATACAGCGCTGAATGCTAACTTCTCTGCAGGGTAGGTGGCTAGAACAGTGCCTCGGTCATTGCATAGCTGTACACAATCATGCATGACTTTGAGCAGAACCAATGAGTGCACCTTTTGCTCCGCACGAAGACGTCGCATACAGCCACGAATTGCCTGGAGGCTGTCACTTTCCAAATTAGCACTAGTTGAGGCTAATTCAATAGATCCCAGGTAACCCACAATCATACCAACATTTAAGATCCCTACAGAATCAGCTCTTTGCATCAGGACAAATTCATCTTGATGTTCAAACATATCCACAAACACAGAGTCATCATTGAGCACTTTGGCCATCTCCTCTTCGGTGAGTAAGTTGGGGTCACTCCTACGGGTGACAGCATTTCCATAAGGGAAGTCTGGCTCTGAGAGAGGCCTTGCTTTAGAGGCAGATGCACAAGCAACTGCTTTCTCTGAGCTACTAGATGAGTGGCTGGAATTTTCAAAGATCATGTTAAAGATTCCACCAGATTGCATTTCGGCTACAACGCGTTCTGCACGGTTTATCCCGAGAGTCTTTGAGTCCATCTTGGGCCTCAACCAGTGGCTCTTGTGGTTGTGGAACCCCATTTCCTCATCGCTTGAACATGAATCTAGGTGTGAGTTCTTAGGATTGCCTTCAGCAATGATCAAGTGTAGGACACCTGTGCAGCGGCCAATGAGTTTGACCACATCCTCATGAGAGGCTTTGGACACATTGATGTCGTTCACACTTAGGATCTGATCTCCAGAACGAAGGCCCATGTAATCAGCAGGACTGCCCTTAAGGATGCTGCTCAGCACACAGGGAGATTGACCAGAGAGCGTGAAGCCATAGCCCGTTCTCCCTCTAGCGACCTCCACCCCTCTTATGTGTGCAGACGGCAGAGCATTCACACGCCTCCTGCCTGGTTCTGATTGTCTCAAcatctttccttctttttctccTGCTTTCACTTACTCCTGACAAGGGCTTCAATGCATAGATGGAGGGCTAAATGTACGAGAAGGGGGATATCATCCTCCCTGCTATGTAGCCCTTATGTGAGGCACTAACTTGGTGCATGCTTGAATGTTCACAGAACACCTTCAGCAGAGAGAGGAAGGAAAGTTAATTAATGCATTGACAGTTTAAACAACACAAGAGAAAATTATACATAAGTATGGTGAATGGGTGACTTCAGGAGCTCCGATAACAGCCTCCtcagctctatcataggagagagcgtaacggtcagcTAGCGTGTTATGTCAGTTAAGTCAACGTTAgaggataccatacaaatgaatgggaaaagCCATAAAGTGACACCTACACtgtcggccaaaagtttggaataatgtacagattgtgctgttccggaaggaaattggtactttaattcaccaaagtggcattcaactgatcacaaagtatagtcaggacattactgatgtaaaaaacagcaccatcactattcgaaatgtttttgat is a window of Myxocyprinus asiaticus isolate MX2 ecotype Aquarium Trade chromosome 8, UBuf_Myxa_2, whole genome shotgun sequence DNA encoding:
- the LOC127445364 gene encoding regulator of G-protein signaling 12-like isoform X2, which codes for MLRQSEPGRRRVNALPSAHIRGVEVARGRTGYGFTLSGQSPCVLSSILKGSPADYMGLRSGDQILSVNDINVSKASHEDVVKLIGRCTGVLHLIIAEGNPKNSHLDSCSSDEEMGFHNHKSHWLRPKMDSKTLGINRAERVVAEMQSGGIFNMIFENSSHSSSSSEKAVACASASKARPLSEPDFPYGNAVTRRSDPNLLTEEEMAKVLNDDSVFVDMFEHQDEFVLMQRADSVGILNVGMIVGYLGSIELASTSANLESDSLQAIRGCMRRLRAEQKVHSLVLLKVMHDCVQLCNDRGTVLATYPAEKLAFSAVCPDDRRFFGLVTMQAENDHSINRHSEEEQSLRTSCHVFIVDPELCHHKIHQGVGRRFGFDCTPDPDTGGCLEFPPTSQPLLQFVSVLYRDMGESIEGMRARAFLDGDLDAQQNNSTSSNSDSGIGNFLPEEKSNRVLLVDLGANPGRHVPTGLWENPPGPRHQSVLGGLPPPPPMPHRNGYCSDQFIEHHPPHPHSHVDPPPLSGRHLNSSSRLDVSGLPSRSHYSTHGKKVTGASGQRWLPVHVLRDWRQGQSSDQESYAESTDGWSSANCSTLPPPMSKIPADRYRAADEIASQPHRLHAQKYEWAKNLLGEKSPRERQQHQQINGGRTKDEKKSGRFKGITMGFPRCSSGRRSFGRTKHLSMARSLDDLESAAVSDGELNSVDLKGCGSDNSLNSNASLPSVQCHRRHTERRVASWAVCFERLLQDPVGIQYFSEFLKKEFSEENILFWQACEYFSHVPETDKKQLSQRAREIYNSFLSSKATTPVNIDSQAQLADDILNAPRPDMFKEQQLQIFNLMKFDSYTRFLKSYLYQECMLAEVEGHPLPDPYQVPSSPTSKHSTSSDRSNLSTPKKVQDDKKSKSGRSLNSTDDSRDEQGDKKKNIFFSWSRNRSFGKGPKKKDLADYNITGSNGRRESQGSLSSGASLELGTSGSGKNEAEVSRNSMLLSEDAVRHCNINLPDGSCCSVPIRPGISIREVLLGLCEKIDINLAAVDLFLVGGEKPLVLDQDCMTLCSRDLRLEKRTLFRLDLVPINRSVGLKAKPTKPVTEVLRPVVAKYGLNLEDLVARISGEKEPLDLGLPISNLDGLRVVLEAADHIPEKDKQKLVSSKSHDPPLSTRSQPATNSSSSYPKHRATELMTSGVC